A genomic segment from Syntrophotalea acetylenivorans encodes:
- the nth gene encoding endonuclease III: protein MRKKAVRILDKLYQLYTDAHCALRYDSPFQLLVATILSAQCTDVQVNKVTLGLFAKYPSVQDLAEADLYVLEGDIRSTGFYRNKAKSLLGCAQTLISQYNGQVPQTLSELVRLPGVGRKTANVVLGNVFGIPGMVVDTHVKRLSRRFAWTDQQDPVKIERDLCQLLPERHWVQASHLLIFHGRQLCKAPIPLCSQCPLLKECPQRGVDRAN, encoded by the coding sequence ATGCGTAAAAAAGCAGTCCGAATCCTTGATAAACTCTATCAACTCTACACCGATGCTCATTGCGCCCTGCGTTACGATAGTCCTTTTCAGCTTCTGGTCGCGACCATTCTTTCAGCCCAATGTACCGATGTGCAGGTGAATAAGGTGACCTTGGGATTATTCGCTAAATACCCGAGTGTTCAGGACCTGGCCGAAGCAGATTTGTACGTTCTGGAAGGGGATATTCGCTCGACGGGTTTTTATCGAAACAAGGCCAAGAGTCTGCTCGGCTGCGCCCAAACATTAATAAGCCAATACAATGGCCAGGTCCCCCAAACGCTCTCCGAGCTGGTTCGATTGCCCGGCGTCGGGCGCAAAACAGCCAATGTGGTGCTGGGCAATGTTTTCGGTATTCCCGGTATGGTGGTCGATACCCATGTGAAGCGTTTGTCCCGGCGTTTTGCCTGGACCGATCAGCAGGACCCGGTAAAAATCGAACGGGACCTTTGTCAGCTTTTGCCTGAGAGACATTGGGTGCAGGCTTCTCATCTTTTGATATTCCATGGCCGCCAACTCTGCAAAGCCCCCATTCCCCTCTGTTCTCAATGCCCGTTGTTGAAAGAGTGTCCGCAGCGGGGCGTCGACCGGGCAAACTAG